The Sagittula sp. P11 genome window below encodes:
- a CDS encoding outer membrane protein, with amino-acid sequence MKKHILTMTVAIAALGTAASAGSLDVTPVEPTPVTPVEVVPVAPVGTWTGGYAGLSLGGAQASSGGSEETGLIYGLHGGYDYQFGNGIVLGGEAEFQGNDDLSVNGFDVDNVSRAKARMGYDLGPALVYGTAGVSKVNTSIGEATSPVYGLGMEYKVTDRFSVGAEYLNEDFENLGSTETDLQQDSISLRGNFRF; translated from the coding sequence ATGAAAAAGCATATCCTGACCATGACCGTCGCCATTGCAGCACTTGGCACCGCAGCTTCCGCAGGCAGCCTTGACGTGACGCCGGTCGAGCCGACCCCGGTCACCCCGGTTGAAGTCGTTCCGGTTGCACCGGTCGGCACCTGGACGGGTGGCTATGCCGGTCTGAGCCTCGGCGGCGCACAGGCGTCCTCGGGCGGTTCCGAAGAGACCGGCCTGATCTACGGCCTGCACGGCGGCTACGACTACCAGTTCGGTAACGGTATCGTTCTGGGTGGTGAAGCAGAGTTCCAGGGCAACGACGACCTGAGCGTCAACGGCTTCGACGTGGACAACGTGTCCCGCGCCAAGGCACGCATGGGCTACGACCTCGGCCCGGCGCTGGTTTACGGCACCGCCGGTGTCTCCAAGGTGAACACCAGCATCGGCGAGGCGACCTCCCCGGTTTACGGCCTCGGCATGGAATACAAGGTGACCGATCGCTTCAGCGTCGGTGCGGAATACCTGAACGAGGACTTCGAGAACCTCGGCTCCACGGAAACCGACCTGCAGCAGGACTCGATCTCGCTGCGCGGTAACTTCCGCTTCTGA
- a CDS encoding multidrug efflux SMR transporter: MPYLILILAVVAETIGTTALQASQQFTRPLPSVVVAVSYAAAFYLLSMVLKVMPVGVTYAIWSGLGIVLIAVIGRVVFGQKLDLAAVLGMGMILAGIVVIHLFSRATPH, from the coding sequence ATGCCCTATCTCATCCTCATCCTCGCGGTGGTGGCCGAAACCATCGGAACCACCGCGCTGCAGGCCAGCCAGCAGTTCACCCGGCCCCTGCCCTCTGTCGTGGTGGCGGTGTCCTACGCTGCGGCGTTCTACCTGCTGAGCATGGTGCTGAAGGTCATGCCGGTGGGCGTCACCTACGCGATCTGGTCGGGACTGGGCATCGTGCTGATCGCCGTCATCGGGCGGGTGGTCTTTGGCCAGAAGCTCGACCTTGCGGCGGTTTTGGGCATGGGCATGATCCTGGCCGGGATCGTGGTGATCCACCTGTTTTCTCGCGCGACACCGCACTGA